Part of the Notamacropus eugenii isolate mMacEug1 chromosome 5, mMacEug1.pri_v2, whole genome shotgun sequence genome is shown below.
ATCATGgcacttcaacaaacatttattaattgtctactatgtacaagacatGAGTGATCCAATTTCAAAACCGATACAGTCCCTAGCTTCCAGGGACTTACATTCCTTTGGGGAAATACAACATtcatacaaataagtaaattcaaattatatacagagagacagaagatgatttaaagaaataattctagCAAGTGGGGAGATGAGGGAAAGCTTTATATAGGAGACAGCAGATGACCTGTGACTAGAAGGCAGCTGGGAATTCTTGAAATGTAAATGAGCAGAGAACAATTGCCAGAATAAGGGACCATCACCTTTGCTGCCACACAAGGGCAAAATAAGATGCAATATCTTGGATGACACTATGCCAAGAATACCAGATTGGATTTCCGTAATTCACCTCCAAAGTTCCCTTCAATGTCATGAGATATATGCTTctgtgcacatgtacatacatgtacacagatGTAGATAAAATAGTGTTGCAATATTTTTGATAAAAGTACCAAATTTATGATTTTACAAAACCAAAGAGGCAGGACTTCCTGGGAAGGGGGAGTCAAGGTTAATATCACACAACTCTCAACTTGCCTAGAATGACTTGTCTCCTCCATTTGTTCATTTGTCTAATTTCAACCTAGCCTTAAAACTTCATCCTCATCATGTCTCTTCCATTCTGTATTATGTCTCCATTCGAAGCTGAATAGACTGTGGTACTGGTCTGGGAAAAAATATGGATAGTGTTCTTTTCAAAACAATCATTTTCCTTCCAGGAGTCTATAAGGTAATCATCATCCCCGTTCAGAAGTGACAAGGCTTTGATCTATGAAGAATGGATTTCCCTATGTCTTGAATATAGGATTCAAAAGTGGAACAAGTCAGAAGGTTTTCAGGGATGAAGATCTATTCACCATGAGCAGCCTATTGGCCAATAAGTGATCTATGATATCTGCACGTCTCTTCTATCCTTGGACTTGAAGTGCATGGCTGTACAGTTACAAACTCCATGCCTGGAGTTTCCTCAGGAATCCATAATGATCTCAGAAAATGTCAATACCATAGATGAGTAATAGGGtaatgaacattttatttttaatctagtGTGGCAAAATAATGCAACAATCATTCTGATTTaatagatgatgaaacagaggTTTAGAGAGGTGATTTAGTTGGCTCATTGTCAAAAAGTGCGTAAGTTttgacttgaacacaggtctcccgAATCTGTgtccaatactttttttttttcactaaaaatGAGATTAAATCTAACCCTACTGttttggaaatgaggaaaggagGGACTTACCTGTCATAGCATTGCCAAGAAGTTCCAGAGTCAAGACAAACCAATATCATGACTCCAAATTCTGAGCTCTTTCCACACTACTCTGTCTACTctttgctggatttggagtcaaagaacctcgTTTTGGAACTGGTATATCAGAAACATCATCCGCTTTCATTTAGACACATTTTTCTTGTTAAGGCACAGATCAAAAGAGTTATTTCTGAATTACTCTCTCTTCTAAAGTCTTCCATAGGCTTAATTGATCAAGAATCTTGaattagtttcctcttctctaggtTGAACATGTCAAGTGTTCTACTCTTCCCTCCTGGTAAggattttcagtttctttcacCATTGttacttctttctcatttctccttaACATTCTCATGTGTGCTGGCCGGTATTGGACTTGTATAAAGATAAAATGCCTATATAAAATGCCATAGCATAGAACCACCCTTAGAAACATTGAGTATCATAGCAAAAGCACAAATATACCAGGAGTAATATAAGAAGACCTTCAAGATGTAAATTACAGaacaaaactggaaactaaattaGATCATGGGAATGAAAATGTGAGAGCTGGAATGTGGAATCTTACAGGGTGGAATATTCAAGCTATAACATGGATTAGAGAATTGAGAAGTAGATGGATTACTGGAAAACAGAACATAAAAGGCAGAGCTATAAGGTATGTTAAAAATCATGCAGAAAAATCTCTTCtgtctacagatgaggaaaaagagaggcaGAGTGACTTGTTGAATGCTGCAGTAAGCTTGAGTTAGTtctagatagagcactgagtctggagtcaggaaaatctaagttcagatccaacctcaaacacttatgtGATcacagtcaagtcacttaagctctctttgccttagtctcctcaactgtaaaatgagaataataataggacctacttcTCAGGTTGGTTGTGGGGCTTAGCACACAGTACCTGATgcatagtaggcaccatataaatacttattccctcccCAATCCCTTTGAAGCCAAACTGGAGCTAGAATCAAATTTGTGACTCCTGCCTAGGACTCCATCTGCTACCCCTGTGAATGACTGCTTATCTATAATTTCATACATCTTTCTAAATAAATCCTCTTATAAGCAATAAGCAACTTCAATAACAAGGTGTGTATATAAAGAAGATATAAATGCCATGGTCCATTAATGTCAAACCATACTACATACAGCCAAATTTTAATCTGAGTAATAGAGGATTTTTGCAATTCTTTGTGACAAGTTTGGCCTTCTATTAACCTGACCTTGTAATCACTTGGAACATACTTTAAAAGGATTATGTCCCTCCAAAAAATAATAGGTCGTATTTGCATAGTATTTCATGTCCATTATCTTGTTGTAGATATACAACAAACCTACAAGTTAGTTAGTGGAtatattactattcccattttataaataaagaagatGAGTTTGAGAATGCACTTGACTTGATTTCTACATGTAGTAACTGATAGAGCTAGGACTCTAAGTCAAATATTGCTCCTAATTACAATGCCCTTTCTACCCAGCTAATATGTTtaaaataagacatttttttGCTAATCagtaaaagtaaatttatttctaggtaagcagctaggtggcacagtggatagagtgccaggtctggagtcaggatgcctcattttcctgagttcaaatctggcctcagatacttactagctgtgtaaccctgggcaagtcccttaaccctatttcttcatttataaaatgagtggagaagtaaatggcaaattaCACCAGCAcctttgccaaagaaaccccaaatggggtcagaaagagtcagacaaaactgaaaatgacttaacaacaacaacagattaCTTGGCTCAGAAGATCCAGGAAGTTAGAAACAAAACCAATTGGAATCTGAGACTCCTGACTTTTAGGTCTGTACTTTTCCCAGTattccatattttctctccctaCTCTCTAATTGTTAAATACATGGATAtgtatgttgttttttttactattttaatcCAATATTTCCATAAAAGGTCCATGTGGATTTCTTATCAAACCATTAAGGTTGATGATGGACTCTTGAAGTCCACATTAGTGAGCTATAAGTAATAATGAGTCCCACGAGATGAGAAGAATTTAAAGTATGAGTTAAACAATGGGTTAGGTATGTGACATATGAGAAGCTGCCTAAGCACAGAAAGTCACAGAAAATCAATCAATGACATATATACATGCCTAAGTGTATATAGAACGAATATgtctatgcacacatatatgatatatatatgtatgtataatgtccTAATACATAATGAtgtaatatatagtataataatgtgataatgtataatatattttaattaatatacTTAAAATTAGTTAAGGGGGGAACTAACatttgggggaatcaggaaagtctttgAGTAGAAAATGACATtccaaaaaattggaaaatatgtattattatttCATAATCTCCTGAAGCCTTTAATGAAGGTGTATAGGGCTTTATGAAATCATAGAAATTTAGATCTTGGTCAAAATGGCTCATGCAAACTGGTCTGACATCCAAAGTATCTGCCAAAATAGTCACAATTTGAAAAAAgtggtgactttttttttctattttactccagatagagaagagagaaggccATGGATGGAGGAAATGAAACAGATGTGACTTATTTTATTCTAGTTGGACTCTCAGAGTATCCTCGAGTTCAAGTCATCTTCTTCTGCTTGCTCTTGATGTCCTATCTTATCATATTACTTGGGAACAGCCTCATTCTCTTCTTGATCCACTTTGATTCCCGGCTCCACACTCCCATGTATTTCTTCCTCAGTAATCTGTCCTTCCTGGATATGTGCTACACTTCAGCTAGTGTGCCTCAGGTTCTCATCAACTGCTTAGCCAAGATTCCCTCCATCTCCCTGggccagtgtctggcacagatgTGTGCTGGCCTTTATTTTGGGGTTGTGGAATGCCTCCTTCTGGCAGTCATGGCCTATGATCGGTGCATTGCCATTGGAGACCCACTGCGTTATCCAGTTAGGATGAGTCCCCAGCTTTGTGTCAAACTAGCAGCAGTGTCTTGGGTGACAGCCTTTCTTCTGACTGTGGTTCCAACCCTTACAATGCCACTGGAGTTTTGTGGCCATCACGTGATCAATCACTTTTCTTGTGAACTCTTGGCCATCCTCAAGCATGCTTGCAATGATCTGAAGTTTTATGAGTGGTTGATGATGGCCACCAGTTCCCTAACTCTCCTTGCACCTTTTACCTTCATTCTTGCCTCCTATGGGCGCATCCTTGGGGCTGTCCTGAAGATGCACTCAGTAGAGGGTCGAAAGAAGGCTTTCTCCACCTGTAGCTCCCATATAACTGTGGTAGTTATCTTCTATGGTACAGCCATATCTGTGTACATGATTCCCCAGGACAAGGCCAGCCAGGATCAGGACAAGGTCATCTCTATGCTGTATGGTATCCTTCCACCCATGCTCAACCCCCTCATCTATAGTCTTAGGAATAAGGATGTGAAGATGGCATTAAGAAAGCTAGTAGGGGAGAAGACTGTCTCCTAAGAGGAGATATTTGGTTACTTTTtaagaaaactggagaaaatgaaagaagtgatGGTTTtactaatgaaaaaagaaaagttttcttttccaaaaacCCCTGTAATCACTGAGGCATTAAATGATGAGCTGGCATCTTAGGCAGTTGCTTTCTCAGAAGTGGAGCTTTAGCTGTCTCAGAAAGTCTAAACACTCCCTTTGTACATAACAAGTTCACCTTGAGGAAAAATCTCAAAAATCTCCCTTATTTCATCAATGACCTTCCCCTGCCCAGAAGTTCACCTTGAGGTAGTGTGAATCAGTGCAAAGAACTCTGGTGTTGGAATCAGAACCCACCTCTGCCCCTCTGCCACTTGTCAGTAGCATGaatttgggcaattcacttaaactctctgaatctcagttttttgttgttcagtcattttcagttacaaCTCTTAATGACCCTATTTTGGGGgtttattggcagagatactggagctgtttgccatttccttctccagtccattttgcagaagaggaaactgaggcaaacagggtaaagtgatttgtccagagtcatacagctagtaagtgttttaggccaggtttgaactcacaaagatgagcccttctgactccaggcccaacatgcACTGCACAACTGAGCTGCCCTGGGCCACTTTGCTAGtatgtaaaatgaaattttacaTTATGACTAACAAAAACaaccataaaaataataactggcTTTCACAGAgtgatttcatccttcaaaacaCTTTCCTTTTTGTCATCATTTTGTTCATTACAACCTCCTTTGAATCAAATGAAATCCTTGTCACTATTTCTTAGATGTGGAAACAGACTGAATGCAATTCATTGGCTTATCTATGAACAGTAAACTAATGAGTCTGGCATAGAATTTGGAcagaagtcttcttgactccaagcctaatTTTCTATTCACTCAGCCAAAGAGactttttaaggtcttttccatctctaaatctctgGTTGTATAATAGAAAGCATTTTCTGTGAAATAATTATTCTTCCTAAAAGCTAACAACAGAAGGCATCTGTAAAATATTGTAATAGTCTCTAGTCTTCTTCCTTAAAAATTCCTGACACATGCCACCTCTGCATGCTCTTAATACCATCAcagataataacaaaaacaagactgccatcaaagaaataatgacatgatttgtacttgactttgttttgagtgagggagggctgtgcaggtcaccacccttacttctcctccagagccatatgaatccaataacatatatacatgtatgtatgtatatgtgtgtattgctttaaggtttgcaaagcacttaacacattAGTAGAACTCAACAGAAGCTAGTTAATTGCTTTTTCTGGCCACAGTGCTGAAGTAATCAACCACTATCCACTTCACTGCTACTCCTGACTAATATTGGCATGAAAAAGAATATGTCTGGTCCCTGTTAAGCACAGAATTACTGCAACAGCTCTATTAACCTGTCAGATAGCATTTCTTACCACTTGGGATGCTCTTGTTTTCGAAGACCAATGAAATGAACAATAATCTCTTCTCCCATATTCAGCACTTTGATCCCTTTGGTGTTCCTCAAAAGCAATGAAGGGACTATTGCAGTCTATGTACAATCTTTGTACACAACAGTCTTTAATAATTCAGTCAGCACCTTAGACAGCTCCCAGAACTCAAAGTTGGCTCTCCTCTTCCAGAATTTTTAAAGATATCGGTGCTTCAAAACTTTATTTATCTGATTAAACCACAAGTTTTCCCCTAGGTTTACTCTGAATTACTCTTTGTTCACAGAATTAGGTCCTCCCAGaggtgaaaaaaataacaaaaacctcAGAGATCCTCAAAATCAATTGTTACAATAATATACAGCCCCTCCACAATTCCCCAGCCTCTGCCACAGGCATCCAAATTTGTGGAAATTTACTTCCTGTGAAGGCAACCTGTCCCATTTAGATGAAGTTCTACATTTAGCAAGCATTCCATTCAACTGAAATCCACCCCAGCGATTCCCATTGATTTGACTTCTATTCCTTGAGGATAAATGCAAGAGGACTAACCCTTTCACATTATAGCCCTTCAGGTATTGAAAAATCGTTACCATGGTAACAATTTCCTGTCTAAGTCTTCTCTACTATCCAGACCCTTCAGTCAATCTTTGGGAGGCAAAATGATCAATCGTACTCTTCCATCTTAGTGGCCATTCTCTGTTTGCCCTCCCATTTTTCAATACCTAAAGGGCTATAATGTGAAATTTTaggtaaaatattgaaaaatgggAGGGCAAACAGAGAATGGCCACTAAGATGGAAGAGTACGATTGATCATTTTGCCTCCCAAAGATTGACTGAAGGGTCTGGATAGTAGAGAAGACTTAGACAGGAAATGgtaatttttcaatattttacctAAAATGTAATACTCAAAACTGAAGGCAATACCCCAAATACTGCCTTATGAGTGCAGGATTCTAGGATTGCCTTGATGTGATTTTGCTCTGTTCCTCATCCAGTTATAACGTGAAGGAAAAAGATACAGGATATATTCAAACTGTCCACAGAAGGGGCATTTTCTACTTCAACTAAAGTTTCCCTATAATTACAAAGGAATATCCAGACTAGCAAAAGAATGGATGAAAATTGTCAAGGATAAGTCAGATTTACATGGTTTCTCAgtcaataagaaataatgaacccACTATGTCATTCATCTTTTTAAGGTCCACCTTGCCTCATTTCATCGATGGAGCTGTCCCCATCTACTCCGTTGGATCAACTTCCAAACTCCTTAATATCACTTATATCTTATTacctcttttttgtgtgtttatgtttATGTGATAAGATCAATAATACTAGAACAGAGAATTTCTCTGCTTTGTTTATTATATTTCTGGAATCAGCCAGCAAAGTACTAAACTAAAAAGAGATGATCAATTTTGAAAAATTGCTGAGATATACTGGTACAAACACTCCTCTTACTTTACTGTGACTATCACCTTggaaaattttatttgtatttagatCAACTCTAAATCAGTTCAGAAAGATATCAGGGGTAGGAGTTGCTGAATATATGAAAGGTAACTGTAATGTTGTTTGCtcatcattttcaaagaggaccaatgagatcatgagggtgatgtcttaacttgcatatgaattgaatttaaatgaggtaAAGACTCACAAAGTTGTGCagctcccttttcccatttctagagtcattgaagtctagtggcaagacaaaaattaagAAGACTGGCCATGGCCCAGAATGcagaggatgaccttggtgtctttgatatctgaccaagctctaagtgctccacagggCCTGCTTCAGGTGCCTTCATGTAGCTGAAACAAATTgttatctgcccattccaccaggtgAAGTCTTCACCTATTTGGGATAGACATCTTCCCCCCATCTCATCAATGAGCTTGAAGcgtatcagttaccctcaacctggtgtagcccatctgctgaaatggtttactgtgCATGCTACAACTTGTTGAAGGCACAGGTAAGAGTATGTAATGAGAGCTATGAGGCAACTGGGATAAAACAACCAAGTATAGCATATCAAGAGAGCAGGATTTTGTCTTGGTTCtactaaaaattgatttttttggcCATGGGTAGGATATGACTCATCTACAGGCATCAGTTTTCTCGtccaaaaaataagaacaatggactaaattatctctaaagtcctttacaCCTATAATTTTCTGGTCTAAGTGTGTGATCACATTGTACAAGGTAAATTTGCCAGGTTAAAGTTTCCTGAAGATAGCCAGAATTACATTACCTCAGAGTAGAAATTTATTTCAGAGGTCACCTAATCTGACCTGTATATGGATAAGTAATATCTCCAACAAGTAGACAGTCAACATTTACTTCCAAACCTCTTCTGGGTCAGAGCCCACTGTCTCCCGAGGTGATTGCTTCCATTCCATGTTGGGGCAATTTCAATAATGAAATGCTTCCTTCCCCACAAAGCCTCATTCTGCTCCTCTGCAAGTCCCatggctcctggttctgccctttcAACCGTGACAGAACAAATTTAACCCTCTTCCACTTCAAAGGCCGTCAAGTACTGCAGGACAGCTATACCTGACCCCTCTCCTCCAATGCTAATCATCATCCTAATAGCTGGAATacacaaagtgctttaaattgGGAAAACTACATTCCATTTGAACCTGACAGTAATATtttagtattatcctcatttatacatgtatatctctgatactataaatattagTCAATTTCCTCCAGTGATGGAGATGACAATCTATCCATGTCTGTCCATTCTAGCATGATGTTTTTCACTGTCTCCTGTAAATCTTCCATCACAATTCCATCAAATATTCTTTTAGACTTGGATTATCCCTTACCTTGTAGCTAAACAACTTTACTGGAAAGATTAAATTTCAGTGCTCCCTTTCCCAAATTCCACTATAtgtccatttaatttctttccccatctccttcctctctctgaaaCACTTGTTATTCTTGTacatttcttttctggtttttctcactGCCTGTTCTTCCATCTTGTTCTTAGGCTTCCTAGAGAAAATGAGATGTGATATTTGGAGACTTCTCATTCCCAAATGTCCATGTGGATTATCCTGTGGTAGAGATTTCTGAGCTTATATTGATTTTATCAGGTACATTGTACATTAATTCTGACATTGTGATTTTGTCATTTTGATGCTCTTTGATTACTGAGGACAATAACATTT
Proteins encoded:
- the LOC140503589 gene encoding olfactory receptor 13H1-like, with the translated sequence MDGGNETDVTYFILVGLSEYPRVQVIFFCLLLMSYLIILLGNSLILFLIHFDSRLHTPMYFFLSNLSFLDMCYTSASVPQVLINCLAKIPSISLGQCLAQMCAGLYFGVVECLLLAVMAYDRCIAIGDPLRYPVRMSPQLCVKLAAVSWVTAFLLTVVPTLTMPLEFCGHHVINHFSCELLAILKHACNDLKFYEWLMMATSSLTLLAPFTFILASYGRILGAVLKMHSVEGRKKAFSTCSSHITVVVIFYGTAISVYMIPQDKASQDQDKVISMLYGILPPMLNPLIYSLRNKDVKMALRKLVGEKTVS